The window CATGGTCAACGTGCTCGGCATCCCGGTGCTGGTCGGGCGCAAGACCGCCCGGGAGCGCTTCGCCGGGGCCACCAGCACCTACACCCTCGAAGGGATGATGGCCGACGGCAAGGCGCTGCAGCTGGGCACCTCGCACGAGCTCGGGCAGAACTTCGCCCGCGCGTTCGACATCACCTACACCTCCGCTGAGCGGGCGGTCGAACATGCCTGGACCACCTCCTGGGGGGTCTCCACCCGGATGCTCGGCGGGCTGATCATGGTGCACGGCGACGACAACGGGCTGCGGGTGCCACCACGGCTGGCCCCGGTCCAGGCGTACGTCATGGTGGTCAAGGCCGGCGACGGGGTCGCCGAGGCCGCGGCCAAACTGCGCGACGCGCTGCGCGACGCCGGCGTACGGGTCGGTCTGGACGACCGGGTCGACACCCCGTTCGGCCGCCGGGCCGTCGACGCCGAGCTCAAGGGCTATCCGGTACGCGTCGAGGTCGGCCCGCGAGACCTGGCCGCCGGCAACGCGGTGCTGGTCCGGCGTACCGACGGGTCGAAGACCCCGGTGCCGGTCGCCGACGTGGTCGGCGCGGTCCGCGACGCCCTCGACGCCGACCAGCAGCGGCTGTACGACGAGGCGCTGGCGCTGCGTCAGGCGCGTACCGTCGAGGTCGGCACCCTCGCTGACGCCGTCGCCGCCGCGGCGACCGGCTGGGCCAGGGTGCCCTGGTCGGTGGTCGGCCCGGCGGGCGAGGCCGAGGTCAACGCGCAGGGTGTGACCGTACGCTGCCTGCTGCGTCCGGACGGCTCGGTGCCCGACTCCGACGACGAGCCCGACCTGGTCGCGGTGCTGGCCCGCTCGTACTGACGCCCCGCCCTGCCGTCGGTGGGCGGTGTCGCCCGTTCGTGGGCGGTGTCGCCGTCGGGCTGTTCGTGCGGGTGCCGTCGTCGGGCCGTTCGTGGGCGGTGCCGCCGTCGTTGGGCATGGTGAGCGAGGGAGTTGAGCATGCGGTTTCAGCCGGGTCAGTTGATCATGCATCGGAATGTGCGACGTGGGCGGCTCGGCTGGGTCCGTCCGGCCCGGGTCGTCGTCGACGACGAGCGGGGCCTGCTGGTCTGGGTCGACCGGGGGTCGCCGGTGGTCAACGAGGTGGCCGACGACGGCCGTGGCATGCGAGCGATGCCGTTCACCGAGTGGATCACCCGGTCGTACCGGATCAAGCACGGCCGCTGGCTCGGCCCACCGGTGCTGAAGTTCCTGCCCGCCGGGGCCGCCCATTCGGTCTGGTGGTTCCGCGACGACGCCGGGAACTTCCTCAACTGGTACGTCAACCTCGAAGAGCCCGGCGTGCGCTGGGCCGACGGCGACCTCGCCGGGGTGGACGTGGTCGACCAGGACCTCGACGTGGTGGTCCGCCCGGACCGCAGCTGGGTCTGGAAGGACGAGGACGAGTTCGCCGAGCGGCTCGCCTTCCCGGAGCACTACTGGGTGCGTGACGAGGCGGCGGTACGGGCCGAGGGGCGGCGGGTGATCAAGATCGCCGAGGCAGGGGATTTTCCGTTCGACGGCACCTGGTGCGACTTCCGGCCGGACCCGGCCTGGGCGCCGCCGGCCGAGCTGCCGCCCGGCTGGGACCGCCCGCCGGCCGCCGGCTGACCGCCGGAGGCCTGGCCGGCGGCGACCCACCGGGGCCACCGGGTGTGGCGGTGCGCCACGGGTCTGGCACAATAGCGTGTTGGTATCCGGTACGTGTCCGGCGCCCTCTACCCGGGCACGTCGCCAGTCCACCCGAGCTGCCTCTGGCCCAACCCCACTGTGCCGGTCGGCGTTCACCCGCGCACCGCCCTCGGGGGCCGGTGAAGATCGCAACAGGAGCGAACAAACCGTGGCCGTAAAGATCCGGCTTCTGCGGATGGGCAAGATCCGCAACCCGCAGTACCGCATCGTCGTCGCCGACTCGCGTACCAAGCGCGACGGGCGGGCGATCGAGTTCGTCGGGATCTACCACCCGAAGGAAGATCCGTCGGTCATCGAGGTGACCTCGGACCGTGTCCAGTACTGGCTCTCGGTCGGCGCTCAGCCGAGCGAGGCCGTCCAGCGCCTGCTGGAGAAGACCGGCGACTGGCAGAAGTTCAAGGGCCTGCCCGCCCCGCCGCCGCTGCTGGTGGCACCCGAGCGGGCCGACCGCAAGGCGGCGTACGAGGCGGAGGCAAAGGCCGCCGCGGGCGTCGCGGACACGCCGACCAAGCCGGCGAAGAAGTCCGAGAAGAAGTCCGAGCCGAAGGCCGAAGCGAAGTCTGAAGCGAAGTCTGCGCCGAAGGCCGAAGCGAAGTCCGAGCCGGCGGCTGCCGAAGCGTCGGCCAAGACCGAGGAGCCCAGCGGTGCCGGCTCCGGCGAGCAGGCCTGACATGGTCCTCCGGCCCGCGCTGGAGCACCTGGTCAAGGGGATCGTCACCCACCCCGACGACGTACGGGTCCGGCTGGTCGACTCGCGCCGGGGCAAGCGCCTGGAGGTACGGGTGCACCCGGAGGACCTCGGCACCGTGATCGGCCGCGGCGGGCGCACCGCCAAGGCGCTGCGACAGGTGATCGGTTCGATCGGCGGGCGCGGCGTGCGGGTCGACATCGTCGACTCGTACTGATGCTGTTGATCGTCGGTCGGATCGGCCGACCACACGGAATCCGTGGCGAGGTCACGGTCGAGGTCCGGACCGACGAGCCGGAGACCCGGTTCGCCGCCGGATCGGTGTTGATCACCGATCCGGCGGCGGTGCCGGCCGCCCGCGAACCGCAGCAGCCGACACCGCCCGGCGCGACCCTGGTCCGCGTCCCTGACCGGTTGACCATCGAGACGGTCCGCTGGCATCAGGGCCGACCGTTGGTGCAGTTCACCGGGGTTGTCGACCGCGACCTCGCAGAGGCGTTGCGGGGCGTACTGCTCTGCGTGGACAGCAGCGACATCGCTACCCCGGAGGACCCGGACGAGTACCACGATCACCAGCTGGTCGGCCTGTCGGTGGTCACGCCGTCCGGTGAGGTTCTCGGCGAGGTGGCCCGGATCGACCACGCGCCCGCATCCGATCTGCTGGTGCTCCGCCGGCCCGGCGGCGGGTCCGCCCTGGTGCCGTTCGTCCGGGCGATCGTGCCGGAAGTGGATCTCGCCGGTGGGCGGGTGGTCGTCGACGCCCCACCCGGCCTGCTCGACCTGTGAGCGCCCCGATGCCATCCGGCGCGGTGCCGCTGCAGGTGGACGTCGTCACGATCTTTCCGGACTACCTGGCACCGCTGGACCTGTCGCTGATCGGCCGGGCGCGCCGGGCCGGCCTGCTCAGTGTCGAGGTGCACGACCTGCGCCGCTGGACGCACGACGTGCACCGGACGGTGGACGACACCCCGTACGGCGGTGGCGCCGGGATGGTGATGCGCCCGGAGCCGTGGGGCGCGGCGTTGGACGAGCTGACCGCCGCCGGACAGCCGCCCGCGCGGCTGGTGGTGCCGACCCCGGTGGGGGAGCGGTTCGACCAGGCGATGGCGCAGCGGTTGGCCGCCGAGCCTCGACTGATCTTCGCCTGTGGCCGCTACGAGGGGATCGACCAGCGGGTGATCGACGAGGCGGCGGCAGCGCTGCCGGTGACCGAGGTGTCCCTCGGCGATTTCGTCATCTTCGGCGGGGAGGTCGCCGTGCTGGCCATCCTGGAGGCGGTGACCCGGTTGATTCCCGGGGTGCTCGGCAACGCCGGATCACTCGTCGAGGAGTCCCACTCGGACGGGCTGCTGGAGGGGCCGGTCTACACCAAGCCGCCGCAGTGGCGGGGACGCGAGGTGCCGGAGGTACTACGATCGGGCGATCACGGCCGGATCGCCCGGTGGCGGCGGGACCAGGCGCTGCTCCGTACGGCATCGCGTCGGCCGGATCTGCTCGCCGGACTGCCGGCCGGAAAACTTGACAAAAAAGACATTGCACTGCTGGCGGCGGCCGGATTTCAACTGCCGGCCGGTGATGTGGCAGAGTAGTGGGGTTGCCGCAGACGGGCATGCGTGTCCGGCTGCGAGGATCCCGCCAGCGGGGAGGCGTCGAACGTTGAGGCATCGAAAGCTGAGGCGTAGCGCGTTCCGGCCCGGGATCAGAATCATCCATCCGCGCACCGCGAGACGGTGCGCCTTGAGTAGCCCAAGGATGCAGCGATGAACACGCTGGACGCTCTTGACGCCCAGTCGCAGCGGACCGACCTTCCGGACTTCCGCGCCGGTGACACGCTCAAGGTGCACGCCCGGGTCGTCGAAGGTAACCGTTCCCGGGTGCAGGTCTTCCAGGGCGTGGTGATCCGCAGGCAGGGTGCCGGCCTGCGGGAGACCTTCACCGTCCGCAAGGTCAGCTTCGGTGTCGGAGTCGAGCGGACCTACCCGGTCAACAGCCCGGCTATCGACCGGATCGAGATGGTGACCCGTGGTGACGTCCGTCGCGCCAAGCTGTACTACCTGCGAGAACTCCGTGGCAAGGCCGCCAAGATCAAGGAGAAGCGGGAGAAGCAGGCCAGCTGAGCCCGCTGATCCCGGTTCCCGATCTCAGGACTGCCGCTGGGAGCTTTCGCCAACTACCCTTGCGGTAGTGATTGATGGGGAGCGCTACATCTGCGGCATCCGTCGCGGCGGCGGGAGCCAACTGTGCTACCGCTCGTGGCGCCTGACGAGAGGCGCCGTGGGCGGTAGCGCCGTGTCTCGGGACCGGGGAGATGCGTAGCGTGTATCCACAAGGAGACCAGGAGCAGTGGCAGCGGCGCGCCTCGGCGGGGGCGCGGTCGCAGCGCAACCGTCGGGACGGCCGGCCGGTGGCGCGCCCGCGTCGGTCGGGCCGGTCCGGCATGCAGATGGTGCAGCGCAGGCGTCGGCAGATGCCACTGTGGCAGGAGTTGCCGCTGCTGCTGGTGGTGGCCTTCTGCCTGGCGGTGTTGATCCGCTCCTTCCTGCTCCAGGCGTTCTTCATCCCGTCCGGCTCGATGGAGGACACGCTGCTGGTCGGTGACCGGGTATTAGTCAACAAGGTCGTTTACGATGTCCGGGATCCGGTGCGCGGCGAGGTCATCGTCTTCCGGGGCACCAACGACTGGGCACCGGAGCACACCGACGACCCCGACCTCGGTTTCGCCGCCAAGCTTGGCCGTACCGTTGGCGATCTGGTCGGGGTTGGTCGGCCCGGCGAGAAGGACTTCATCAAGCGGGTGATCGGCGTGCCGGGCGACCGAGTTCGCTGCTGCGACGACCAGGGCCGGCTGACCGTCAACGACCAGCCACTGGACGAGGCCGGCTACGTCCTGGAGGACTCACCGCTGGACGTCCCACCGAGCCCGGGTGAGTGCCGATCCCGGCAGTTCGCTGAGGTCGTGGTCGAGCCTGGACACCTGTTCGTGATGGGTGACCATCGACTGGTCTCACAGGACTCCCGCTGCCAGGGTCCGGTGCCGATCGAGAACGTCATCGGCCGGGCGTTCGTGATCGTCTGGCCTCAGGACCGCTGGGACGGACTGTCCGTGCCGGACACCTTCGACAGCCTGCCGCCGACGGCTCCGACCCCGGCGGCGGTCGATCAGCCAGCGGACGTTCCCGATACCTCCGGTGACCTGGTGATTGTGCTGCCAGTGATGATTCCGCTACTTTTCGCTTCGCGCTCCGTGCCGCTGTTCTCAGCCAGACGTCGTAGGCTCCGGTTGTGATCGACGAGCAGACCGAGAAGAAGCCCAATTCCTTCTGGCGTGAACTACCGATCCTGTTGGGTGTGGCGGTCCTCGTCGCGGTCCTGGTCCGGGCGTTCGTCCTGCAGACCTTCTACATCCCGTCGCCGTCGATGGAGCACACCCTCGACATCAACGACCGGGTGCTGGTCAACAAGGTCGTCTACCACTTCCGCTCGCCCGAGCGAGGCGAGATCGTCGTGTTCCGGGCACCACCGGAGTGGAGCAGCAACCCGGACGGCGAGGACTTCATCAAGCGGGTCATCGGGGTCGGCGGAGACCGGGTCGAGTGCTGTGACGCCGAGGAGCGGTTGATCATCAACGGCCAGCCGCTGGACGAGCCGTACATCTACTCCGAAGGTGGGATCAGCGATCCCGCTGCGGTCGGTCCGTTCGACATCACCGTGCCGGAAGGACGGCTCTGGGTGATGGGCGACCACCGGTCGGCCTCGGGCGATTCGCTGGAGCACTGGGACCGCAGCGGCGACATCGACTACGCGACCATCTCCGAGGACGCGGTGGTCGGTCGGGCGTTCACCGTCTTCTGGCCACTGGACCGGGCCACCTGGCTCACCGTGCCGGAGCCGTTCGAAACCGTTCCGAGCTCGGGATCGTGACCGGTCGGGTCACGCCGACCCGGACGGTGTGGTCGGCGGCGTCGCGGGCTGTGTGGTCGGCGGTGGCTGTGGCCCACGTGTCGTGCCGGTCTGCTGGTTCTCCTACTCTGGTCGGGTGACCGACGCGGAGCTGACGGTGGACCGCGCGCCGGAGCCGGCGCGCAACCGGTACGCGGCCCGGGTCCTGCTCGTCGACTCGGCGGGTCGGGTGTTGCTGCTACGTGGGTACGACCCGGCCCGTCCCGGGCACCGGTACTGGTTCACCCCCGGCGGTGGACTGGAGTCCGGCGAGACCCCGGTCGACGGCGCGGTCCGCGAGTTGGCCGAGGAGACCGGCCTGCGGGTGACACCGACCGAGTTGGGCGCGCCGGTCTGGCAGGAAACCGTCGAGTTCCCGTTCGACGGCCGGTGGTACCGCCAGGAACAGCACTTCTTCCTGCTGAGGGTGCCCAACTGGCAGGTGGACACAAGCGGGTTCGACGACATCGAACGCCGTACGATCGACGCTCACCGGTGGTGGCCGGTCGGCGAGCTCGCGGCCACCCCGGAACGGGTCTATCCGCCGGAGCTGCCGACCCTGCTGCGCCGGCTGACGGGAGAGGCCGAACCGTGCTGACTCCACCGCGTACCGTGGTGCGCCGTGACGCCGGGCTCTACGCATTGGAGCAGGCCCTGCTACGGCGCGGATTCGCTCACGTGGCCGGCGCCGACGAGGCCGGTCGGGGTGCGTGTGCCGGGCCGCTGGTGGCGGCCGCGGTGGTGCTGGCGCCGGGCCGGCGGGGCGAGATCGACGGGCTGGCCGATTCGAAGCTGCTCACCCCGGCGGCGCGGGAGCGGGTCTACGCCTCGGTCCGTGACCGGGCACTCGCCCACCGGATCGTGGTCGTTTCGGCCGACGAGATCGACCGTCGGGGCCTGCACGTGTGCAATCTCGCCGCGATGCGCCGGGCGCTGGCCGGGCTCAGTCCCGCACCCGAATACGTGTTGACCGACGGGTTCGGCGTCGACGGGCTCGGTGCGCCCGGGCTCGCGGTGTGGAAGGGCGACCGGGTGGCGGCTTGCGTGGCGGCGGCCAGTGTGCTCGCGAAGGTCACTCGGGACCGGCTGATGGTCGAGCTCGACGGGCGGTTTCCGGGTTACGGCTTCGCCGAGCACAAGGGCTACGCCACCGCCGAGCATCAGGCCGCGCTGAGTCGGCAGGGGCCGTGCGTCGAGCACCGGTTCTCGTACGTCAACGTGGCGGCCGCCTCCGGTCGGTCCGCGAGTCCGCCCCGTTCCCGCCGACCGGCCGCCGAAGCTGACCGGGCCGATGGAACCGGCTCGGCCGGCATCGGCATCCGTGAGCCGATGGGGCGTCCGGACCCCGTACGGGGTACCGTCGGCGTGGCGTTGGACGAGCAGCTTCGCCAACCGGCGCTACTGGGGGAAGATGTGGTCATGGAAGGCGGATGGCGATGAGCGCCGAGGATCTCGAGAAGTACGAGACAGAGATGGAGCTGCAGCTCTACCGGGAGTACCGCGACATCGTCCGCCAGTTTTCGTACGTCGTCGAGACCGAGCGTCGCTTCTACCTGGCGAACCAGGTCGACCTGCACGTGCGCAATTCTGACGGCGAGGTGTACTTCGAGGTCGAGATGCACGATGCCTGGGTGTGGGACATGTACCGTCCTGCCCGTTTCGTGAAGAACGTCAGAGTAATGACGTTCAAGGATGTAAATGTGGAAGAGTTGGACAAGCCGGAAATCTCACTACCGGCAGATTCCGGGTTCAGCGGCTGACTTCAATGGCCGGTCCATAGCAGATCGACCGCGACGAAGTTTCGTTTTCCACAGCTGAGCCAGCATCCACAGTCTGTCGTCCTCCGTCGAGGCCCTGCCCCGGTCGGGTGCCAGGTTGTCGGCATGAGATTCCTGCTCCTGCCGATGCTGGTCGCGACGATCCTGTTCAGCACCGCGCCCGCGGTCCCCGCCACGGCGTTCGTCGCCGCCCCCGGGCCACCACCGACCGGGTCCGCGCGCCCAGCCGCAGACCCGCGGTTCCACCCGCCACTGGCCGGCGCCGTCACGCTGAGCCACCGGTTCGACCCGCCCCCGGTGCCGTGGGGGCGCGGACACCGGGGCGTCGATCTCACCGCCGACGTCGGCGCCACCGTGTACGCCGCCGGGGCCGGCACGGTCAGCCACTCCGGTCGGATCGTCGACCGGGGTGTGGTGAGCATCAGTCACCCGGGTGGGTTCAGGACCACCTACGAACCCGTGGACGGCTGGCTCGCCGTCGGCACCGTGGTCAGGGCAGGCCGTCCGATCGGCACCGTCACCGAAGGCCATCCGGGTTGTCCTGCCGATGCGTGCCTGCACTGGGGCCTGCGGCTGACGGACGGCAGCTACCTCGATCCGTTGCTGTTGCTCGGCAACGGACGGGTCCGCCTGCTGCCGCTCGGGTCAGCCGGCCCGGTGTAGCAGCGCGGGCAGCAGCTCCGCGAGCCGGTCGTAGTCTGCTGCCCGGTTGTAGACCTGAGCGCAGACTCGCAACCACGCCCGATCGGACCACCAGGCGACCGACACCTCGGTGGCCAGCTCGTCGGCGATCCGACGACGCAGCGCGGCCGCTGCGACAGCGCTGTCGGCCACGCCGGCCGGTAGCGGGACCAGCCGCATGGCCAGCTGGGCCGACTCCGGCCGGTGCGGATCGGGTACCGGCAGCCGCTGCTGCGGCACACCCAGCGCGTCGGCGATGGTCCGCTGCCCGTAGCCGACCAGCGCGGCGTTGTGCGCCCGGACCCGGTCCAGGCCGAGGCTGCGCAACGCGTACAGGCCAGCCGGCGCAGCCAGCCACGCGGTGTAGTCGCGGGTGCCCTGCCACTCCACCCGCGACGGGAACCCGGATTCCTGTTCCCAGGAGACCCCCAGCGGCTCAAGCCGTTCCCGCCATCGGGGCGCGACCGCCAGCAGCGCCGTGCCGCGCGGCGCGAACGCCCACTTGTGCAGGTTGCCCACCCAGAAGTCGGCGCCGATCCGGTCGACCTCGACCGCCAGCATCCCCGGTACGTGGGCGGCGTCGACCAGGACCGGTACGCCGGCGTCACGGGCCACCGGGACCATCTCGGCGACCGGGAACACCTGCGCGGTCGGCGAGGTGACCTGGTCGACCACCAGCAGCCGGGTCCGGCCCGGCCGGAGCGCGGCGCGCAGCCGCTCGACGACCTCCTTAGCCGGTGCCCCCAGCGGCACCGCTACGACGCGTACCGTCGCGCCGGTGCGCCGGCACTCCCGCTCGACCGAGAGCGCGACCGCGCCGTACCCGTGGTCGGTCAACAGCACCTCGTCCCCGCTGCCCAGACGCAGCGTCTGCAGCACGGTCGCGGCGGCGACGGTGACGTTGTCGACCAGTGCGGCGCCTTCCGGGTCGGCGCCGAGGAAAGCGGCCAGATGGCGGCGGGTGTGGCCGATCCGATCCAGCAGACCCTGGGTGAAGAACCGCTGCGGGTCGGCCTCCATCTCGTCGCGTAGCCGCTGCTGCACCCGCTGCACCGAGACCGGGACCGCGCCGAACGCGCCGTGGTTGAGGTGGGTGACCGCCGGGTCGAGGGAGAACAGCATCCGTGCGCCGGGTAGCGGTTCGGGTGGGACCAGGCCGCCGCTCATCAGATGCCTTCCGTGGATACTCCGGCCTTCCGGCCGGGGAGGAAACGGACTCCTGCGGAGCAGGACAGGGAAAGTCGATTCGCCGCCGAGGCGGATCGACGTCCACTACTCGCGCGCCAGGGCACCCGGCGTACGGACAGGTGTGCTAACGTGGTGTTGCCCTTCCGGTGACGACCAAGCCGGTCGGGCCTATCGCCGGGCTGGTGGGAAGTGACGTCTGTGGAGACTGTGTAAGACCGATGGGCGGTACCCCGTCCCTTGCCGTTGATTCGGGTCGGCTGTGGTCGGCGAAGCAGAAAACTCAACCCGTGAGGGTTGGATCTCCCTGCTTCAGCAGGGGGAGATGTCAACGGCACATCCTAGGCGAGGCCGCCGCCCCGGACCGCTCCGGTGCGCGGCCCGTCCGCCGGGCCGGCTGGCAGCCTCAGGCCCGCGGATGTGCCTGCCGGTACGCCGCCCGCAACCGCTCCACCGACACGTGGGTGTAGAGCTGGGTGCTGGCCAGCGAGGCGTGCCCGAGTAACTCCTGGACCGACCGCAGGTCGGCGCCACCCTCCAAGAGGTGGGTGGCCGCGGAGTGGCGCAGCCCGTGCGGGGTGACGCGGGGTACGCCCGCGTCGCGGGCAGCCGCGGCGACGATCCGGCGTACCACCGTGGCCTGGAGCCGGCCA is drawn from Micromonospora sp. Llam0 and contains these coding sequences:
- the proS gene encoding proline--tRNA ligase, yielding MARVLTPRAEDFPRWYQDLIAKAQLADNGPVRGTMVIRPAGYAIWERMQSEMDNRIKAAGAENAYFPLFIPESYLRREAEHVEGFSPELAVVTHGGGKQLAEPVVVRPTSETVIGEFMAKWVDSYRDLPLLLNQWANVVRWELRPRVFLRTSEFLWQEGHTAHADEADARAYARRILHEVYEDFMVNVLGIPVLVGRKTARERFAGATSTYTLEGMMADGKALQLGTSHELGQNFARAFDITYTSAERAVEHAWTTSWGVSTRMLGGLIMVHGDDNGLRVPPRLAPVQAYVMVVKAGDGVAEAAAKLRDALRDAGVRVGLDDRVDTPFGRRAVDAELKGYPVRVEVGPRDLAAGNAVLVRRTDGSKTPVPVADVVGAVRDALDADQQRLYDEALALRQARTVEVGTLADAVAAAATGWARVPWSVVGPAGEAEVNAQGVTVRCLLRPDGSVPDSDDEPDLVAVLARSY
- a CDS encoding DUF402 domain-containing protein gives rise to the protein MRFQPGQLIMHRNVRRGRLGWVRPARVVVDDERGLLVWVDRGSPVVNEVADDGRGMRAMPFTEWITRSYRIKHGRWLGPPVLKFLPAGAAHSVWWFRDDAGNFLNWYVNLEEPGVRWADGDLAGVDVVDQDLDVVVRPDRSWVWKDEDEFAERLAFPEHYWVRDEAAVRAEGRRVIKIAEAGDFPFDGTWCDFRPDPAWAPPAELPPGWDRPPAAG
- the rpsP gene encoding 30S ribosomal protein S16, with the protein product MAVKIRLLRMGKIRNPQYRIVVADSRTKRDGRAIEFVGIYHPKEDPSVIEVTSDRVQYWLSVGAQPSEAVQRLLEKTGDWQKFKGLPAPPPLLVAPERADRKAAYEAEAKAAAGVADTPTKPAKKSEKKSEPKAEAKSEAKSAPKAEAKSEPAAAEASAKTEEPSGAGSGEQA
- a CDS encoding RNA-binding protein — translated: MPAPASRPDMVLRPALEHLVKGIVTHPDDVRVRLVDSRRGKRLEVRVHPEDLGTVIGRGGRTAKALRQVIGSIGGRGVRVDIVDSY
- the rimM gene encoding ribosome maturation factor RimM (Essential for efficient processing of 16S rRNA); protein product: MLIVGRIGRPHGIRGEVTVEVRTDEPETRFAAGSVLITDPAAVPAAREPQQPTPPGATLVRVPDRLTIETVRWHQGRPLVQFTGVVDRDLAEALRGVLLCVDSSDIATPEDPDEYHDHQLVGLSVVTPSGEVLGEVARIDHAPASDLLVLRRPGGGSALVPFVRAIVPEVDLAGGRVVVDAPPGLLDL
- the trmD gene encoding tRNA (guanosine(37)-N1)-methyltransferase TrmD produces the protein MQVDVVTIFPDYLAPLDLSLIGRARRAGLLSVEVHDLRRWTHDVHRTVDDTPYGGGAGMVMRPEPWGAALDELTAAGQPPARLVVPTPVGERFDQAMAQRLAAEPRLIFACGRYEGIDQRVIDEAAAALPVTEVSLGDFVIFGGEVAVLAILEAVTRLIPGVLGNAGSLVEESHSDGLLEGPVYTKPPQWRGREVPEVLRSGDHGRIARWRRDQALLRTASRRPDLLAGLPAGKLDKKDIALLAAAGFQLPAGDVAE
- the rplS gene encoding 50S ribosomal protein L19, whose protein sequence is MNTLDALDAQSQRTDLPDFRAGDTLKVHARVVEGNRSRVQVFQGVVIRRQGAGLRETFTVRKVSFGVGVERTYPVNSPAIDRIEMVTRGDVRRAKLYYLRELRGKAAKIKEKREKQAS
- the lepB gene encoding signal peptidase I, producing the protein MQMVQRRRRQMPLWQELPLLLVVAFCLAVLIRSFLLQAFFIPSGSMEDTLLVGDRVLVNKVVYDVRDPVRGEVIVFRGTNDWAPEHTDDPDLGFAAKLGRTVGDLVGVGRPGEKDFIKRVIGVPGDRVRCCDDQGRLTVNDQPLDEAGYVLEDSPLDVPPSPGECRSRQFAEVVVEPGHLFVMGDHRLVSQDSRCQGPVPIENVIGRAFVIVWPQDRWDGLSVPDTFDSLPPTAPTPAAVDQPADVPDTSGDLVIVLPVMIPLLFASRSVPLFSARRRRLRL
- the lepB gene encoding signal peptidase I codes for the protein MIDEQTEKKPNSFWRELPILLGVAVLVAVLVRAFVLQTFYIPSPSMEHTLDINDRVLVNKVVYHFRSPERGEIVVFRAPPEWSSNPDGEDFIKRVIGVGGDRVECCDAEERLIINGQPLDEPYIYSEGGISDPAAVGPFDITVPEGRLWVMGDHRSASGDSLEHWDRSGDIDYATISEDAVVGRAFTVFWPLDRATWLTVPEPFETVPSSGS
- a CDS encoding NUDIX hydrolase, with amino-acid sequence MTDAELTVDRAPEPARNRYAARVLLVDSAGRVLLLRGYDPARPGHRYWFTPGGGLESGETPVDGAVRELAEETGLRVTPTELGAPVWQETVEFPFDGRWYRQEQHFFLLRVPNWQVDTSGFDDIERRTIDAHRWWPVGELAATPERVYPPELPTLLRRLTGEAEPC
- a CDS encoding ribonuclease HII — encoded protein: MLTPPRTVVRRDAGLYALEQALLRRGFAHVAGADEAGRGACAGPLVAAAVVLAPGRRGEIDGLADSKLLTPAARERVYASVRDRALAHRIVVVSADEIDRRGLHVCNLAAMRRALAGLSPAPEYVLTDGFGVDGLGAPGLAVWKGDRVAACVAAASVLAKVTRDRLMVELDGRFPGYGFAEHKGYATAEHQAALSRQGPCVEHRFSYVNVAAASGRSASPPRSRRPAAEADRADGTGSAGIGIREPMGRPDPVRGTVGVALDEQLRQPALLGEDVVMEGGWR
- a CDS encoding DUF2469 domain-containing protein, producing MSAEDLEKYETEMELQLYREYRDIVRQFSYVVETERRFYLANQVDLHVRNSDGEVYFEVEMHDAWVWDMYRPARFVKNVRVMTFKDVNVEELDKPEISLPADSGFSG
- a CDS encoding M23 family metallopeptidase yields the protein MRFLLLPMLVATILFSTAPAVPATAFVAAPGPPPTGSARPAADPRFHPPLAGAVTLSHRFDPPPVPWGRGHRGVDLTADVGATVYAAGAGTVSHSGRIVDRGVVSISHPGGFRTTYEPVDGWLAVGTVVRAGRPIGTVTEGHPGCPADACLHWGLRLTDGSYLDPLLLLGNGRVRLLPLGSAGPV
- a CDS encoding aminotransferase class V-fold PLP-dependent enzyme → MSGGLVPPEPLPGARMLFSLDPAVTHLNHGAFGAVPVSVQRVQQRLRDEMEADPQRFFTQGLLDRIGHTRRHLAAFLGADPEGAALVDNVTVAAATVLQTLRLGSGDEVLLTDHGYGAVALSVERECRRTGATVRVVAVPLGAPAKEVVERLRAALRPGRTRLLVVDQVTSPTAQVFPVAEMVPVARDAGVPVLVDAAHVPGMLAVEVDRIGADFWVGNLHKWAFAPRGTALLAVAPRWRERLEPLGVSWEQESGFPSRVEWQGTRDYTAWLAAPAGLYALRSLGLDRVRAHNAALVGYGQRTIADALGVPQQRLPVPDPHRPESAQLAMRLVPLPAGVADSAVAAAALRRRIADELATEVSVAWWSDRAWLRVCAQVYNRAADYDRLAELLPALLHRAG